The segment TCGGCATGCCCCGAGCCGGCCTGCTGCAAGGGCGTGGGCTGGAAGCCTTGCCCGCGCTGCGCCGACGAGGCGACACGCAAGCGCTTCGACGCCGTGGCCGCGCTCTACGCCAAGGAGCGCGAGGGCAGCGGCTTCTATCCCTACGGGGCGGACTTCCTTCGCACGGCCTCGGAGCACTTCCGCTTCAAGGCCGCTGCCGCGCCGCACAAGGAGTGCCACGAGTATCACGCCGCCGCCGAGAAGGCGTTCTCGCTCTTCCGCAAGGTCTTCGGCGAGCAGGCCGTGGATGAGCTGAAGTGGGACGAGAAGGGCCACTTCCTCATCCTGGCCTCGCGCGAGCAGTACCACAAGTTTCTCGACTGGTATTACGAGCAGCACCCCAATGCGAATGCGAACGAGAAGGACTTCCTGCGCGAGGGGAGCGGGGTGCGGATGATTTCGGACCGCCTCCAGGTGCTCATCGGCGACCCGGCGTACGGAGCACGGGACGACAAGGACAGCCTGCTCCACCGCATCGCCCACGCGGCCGGCCACCTGGCCATCGAGAACCACAAGGTGCACGGCAACACGCCCGACTGGCTGGACGAGGGCTGGGCCGCCCGCTCGGAGATCGAGGCGCTGCGCGAGCCGCAGGTCTACTGCGTGGAGTATTCGAGCCCGGGCGTCGGCGAGCGCAAGCCGAAGGAGTGGCGCCAGATCGTCCGCGAGGCCCTCCGAGCCAAGAAGGCGCCGACTCTCGAGAAGCTCTTCGAGATGAAGGTGGGCGACATGCACGCCGTGGAGTGGGCCACGGCGCTCAGCCTCGTCACCTGGCTCCTCGAGCAGGGCCAGCCCAGCTTCGCGCGGATGGTGGACGCGATCAAGGACGGCCAGGCGTCGAAGGCGGCCGTCGAGGCGGCCCTGGGGAAGGACCTGGCCGCCATCGAGAAGGCCTGGCAGCGCTGGGCGCTGTTCCACTGAGGTCAGAGCAGGCCGGCGGCGGCGAGGGCCTGGCGTTCGGCGCGGCGCATGCGGCGGCGGTCGGCGGGATCGTGATCGTCGTAGCCGAGCAGGTGCAGCACGCCGTGCGCCGTGTAGAGCGCGATCTCCCGGGCGACGGGGATGCGGCGGCGAGCGGCCTCGGCGATGGCCTTCTCGACCGACACGATCACCTCGCCGAGAAGGCGGACGGCAGCAGGCTGGGACGGGTCGCAGAGGGGAAAGGCCAGCACGTCGGTGACGTGGCCGTGGCCGAGATACCGGGCGTTGAGCGCGCGGATTTCCGCATTGTCCACGTAG is part of the Planctomycetota bacterium genome and harbors:
- the ybeY gene encoding rRNA maturation RNase YbeY; its protein translation is MTIGIVNRQRLAPLDRRALRALCRRLLIEHEVPADLSLCYVDNAEIRALNARYLGHGHVTDVLAFPLCDPSQPAAVRLLGEVIVSVEKAIAEAARRRIPVAREIALYTAHGVLHLLGYDDHDPADRRRMRRAERQALAAAGLL